In a genomic window of Gigantopelta aegis isolate Gae_Host chromosome 9, Gae_host_genome, whole genome shotgun sequence:
- the LOC121381748 gene encoding collagen alpha-1(IV) chain-like, with protein sequence MVQEELQITNEEMKVIVKRTYKRRWLLQHPDHNSRDGYYPFSREDQMLTIVTFGLLLAVAHAQSPWQMGPQRNPFMMGGGAGAGAGGSMGMPGMPGMPGMQGMQGLPGMQRMQGMPGMQGGQGMPIMPGMQGGQGMPRSMSSGSSLQTNQGLSNAGRSSSSTTSSTSSSSSTSSGRQQPSSQQMPTQMMPQVSGWQGNSMFGAQQNPFMGGQSPWGGSGSPFGSGSPFGGSRSPFGGSGSPFGGSGQGSSMGWGQMQGGFSGQGQGQGQGMGGNPWQQGQGRSMSNPWQQMSNPWQSSSTQMNPWQSMGRQMNSNPWQQGGTGSRRSFGNGQSSMFQPQGPSRMGGMFGRNSNQGFGGMNSFGRGMFPGMNSMGGGGGGSSFFGGRG encoded by the exons AAGAGCTACAAATAACCAATGAGGAGATGAAGGTCATTGTAAAGCGCACATACAAGAGACGGTGGCTCCTTCAACACCCAGATCATAACAGCAGAGACGGTTACTACCCATTTTCAAGAGAAGACCAG ATGTTAACTATAGTAACATTTGGTCTTTTGTTGGCTGTGGCCCATGCCCAGTCACCATGGCAAATGGGACCTCAAAGAAATCCCTTTATGATGGGAGGAGGAGCAGGAGCAGGAGCAGGAGGAAGTATGGGTATGCCGGGTATGCCAGGAATGCCGGGAATGCAAGGAATGCAGGGTTTGCCAGGAATGCAAAGAATGCAGGGTATGCCAGGGATGCAGGGAGGTCAGGGCATGCCAATCATGCCAGGCATGCAGGGAGGTCAGGGCATGCCGAGGTCAATGTCTTCGGGTTCATCATTACAAACAAATCAAGGTCTGTCAAACGCAGGCAGAAGCTCGAGCTCCACCACTAGCTCCACCTCAAGCTCCAGTTCCACTTCATCTGGACGTCAGCAGCCCTCTTCACAGCAAATGCCAACACAAATGATGCCACAAGTGTCAGGCTGGCAAGGTAACTCCATGTTTGGGGCACAGCAGAATCCGTTTATGGGCGGTCAATCTCCATGGGGAGGAAGTGGATCACCTTTTGGAAGCGGATCACCTTTTGGAGGAAGCAGATCACCTTTTGGAGGAAGCGGATCACCTTTTGGAGGAAGCGGCCAAGGCAGCTCAATGGGCTGGGGACAGATGCAGGGTGGTTTCTCGGGACAAGGACAAGGACAAGGACAAGGAATGGGTGGTAATCCATGGCAACAGGGCCAAGGTCGGTCAATGAGCAATCCGTGGCAACAGATGAGCAACCCATGGCAGTCATCCAGTACTCAAATGAACCCGTGGCAATCAATGGGTCGACAAATGAACAGCAACCCATGGCAACAAGGTGGTACAGGAAGTCGAAGATCTTTTGGAAATGGACAATCATCAATGTTTCAACCCCAGGGACCTTCAAGGATGGGTGGAATGTTCGGCCGAAACAGCAATCAAGGGTTTGGCGGTATGAATAGTTTTGGAAGAGGAATGTTTCCAGGCATGAATTCGatgggaggaggaggaggaggaagcaGCTTCTTTGGTGGTCGTggataa